A window of the Mucilaginibacter sp. cycad4 genome harbors these coding sequences:
- a CDS encoding cysteine peptidase family C39 domain-containing protein, which yields MLKISTIKKTFVRQTHEDDCGLACLAMILNYAEKRELAKSLKANSLTAGAFSLLDLKNTALECGLIARCVELDIGFLRSITTPCILHTVNEMGLDHFEVCYGSSKKGNHFKYLVADPATQVHFIAERDLEKKWQTRATLWFDGLSPDLKNFGISPSRVLIDTRFYPVGMLIVLPFLSVSIAAFGITLTWLLQRGLSNSELLKGNILNSLTVLLLIISVFKSVFTFLRQYILININLSVNEKLSQSLASHLNSNSTNLGGRAEFLARIWLVSIQKIQNSVSAFLGVIVSDGSILLLLLSGVFYLLPFAGLVLSALLLILGIHIFKSFPESSYNQSRLQQLSGASERSLIKQIQKVDLDFTSFKNLHCKNLDVARKLAVKISKLHLLYECTGTLAVVIVFALAARQLNKGELDYNSFMLVVIEAYLIVALIPKIYSSAQQVAEGIEGAVQLQNQ from the coding sequence ATGCTAAAAATCAGTACCATCAAAAAGACTTTTGTCCGACAAACTCATGAAGATGATTGCGGCCTTGCCTGCTTGGCCATGATCCTGAACTATGCAGAAAAACGAGAGCTGGCCAAATCCCTTAAAGCTAACTCCCTGACCGCCGGGGCATTTTCCCTGTTGGACCTGAAGAACACAGCGCTTGAATGTGGGCTCATTGCAAGGTGTGTGGAACTGGATATCGGATTTTTGAGAAGTATAACAACGCCCTGCATCCTGCATACCGTTAATGAGATGGGCCTTGATCATTTCGAAGTATGCTACGGGAGTAGTAAAAAAGGGAACCACTTCAAATACCTGGTAGCAGACCCAGCTACTCAAGTTCATTTCATAGCCGAGCGCGATCTCGAAAAGAAATGGCAAACCAGGGCCACTTTGTGGTTTGACGGGCTTTCCCCCGATTTAAAAAACTTTGGAATTTCGCCGTCGAGAGTTTTAATTGATACCAGATTTTATCCGGTTGGAATGTTGATAGTTCTGCCATTCCTGAGCGTTTCCATCGCTGCGTTTGGCATTACTTTAACATGGCTGTTACAGCGTGGGCTCAGCAACTCGGAACTATTAAAAGGAAATATCTTAAATAGCCTTACCGTACTGTTACTCATCATCAGCGTCTTTAAGAGTGTGTTTACCTTTTTGCGGCAGTATATACTGATTAATATTAATTTAAGCGTCAACGAAAAACTTTCGCAATCACTGGCAAGTCATTTAAATAGCAATTCTACCAATCTTGGTGGCCGAGCAGAATTTTTAGCTAGAATTTGGTTGGTCAGCATTCAGAAAATACAAAATTCAGTTTCCGCATTTTTGGGTGTTATTGTTTCAGATGGCAGCATCTTACTGCTATTGCTATCCGGCGTCTTTTATCTTTTGCCGTTTGCTGGATTAGTCCTTAGTGCGTTACTCCTAATCTTGGGCATCCATATATTTAAATCGTTTCCAGAATCGTCCTACAACCAAAGCCGCCTACAACAATTATCTGGTGCCAGCGAGCGATCGCTTATTAAACAAATCCAAAAAGTCGATCTGGATTTTACTTCATTTAAAAACCTGCACTGTAAAAACCTCGACGTAGCCAGGAAACTGGCTGTAAAGATTTCGAAATTACATCTCTTGTATGAATGTACAGGAACATTGGCTGTTGTGATCGTCTTTGCGCTTGCAGCACGGCAGTTGAATAAAGGTGAGCTGGATTACAATTCATTTATGCTGGTGGTTATCGAGGCTTACCTGATTGTCGCTCTGATTCCCAAAATATACAGTTCCGCCCAGCAAGTAGCTGAAGGAATTGAAGGCGCGGTGCAACTGCAAAATCAATAA
- a CDS encoding lanthionine synthetase LanC family protein, with protein sequence MEESTLAHGKFKLLKEQVTVYPDLPELKEYSRCLEIRHINYEVKTPHLLIRKVCVTQGQWRIHVSVIKQDMPEFLAVILDYLIASNCAFSIPQSDYHHNMILDGSMGIDEIGKIVTVWPKDPVQALTIAQYLIQNTSKFNGPTIPTAIHLLNCVYTSFDEQWVGNPVKRSYGQKNDWPFKEIIAFKALKNSKWISKRYFKFSILKKDAKGNVYKAFDFRKLTDIQWCVIKQGKKYQCVDHAGRDVRDRLEWQFRVQSELANHVSVPNAIDLIFTDDDAFLIMQFIEGESYHNYISSIQQGIIWHDLGDCLQDRLIALALQVTDVIAVMHKFGYVHRDLNPVNFIVTPEEKVFAIDLELSYNCIDHEPDPFFTLGTPGYMSPQQRNGKQPGFEDDIYGLGAILTRTLTGLSPIKFNLDDPEKLFQSINHFVRNERLSAFISSCLDTNPERRPDLSSVKRELEFYRSLILINKQKDALPEDVVAKDEILRLTTRLAIDSLFKPPLLTGQSWLSKKSIDLRSLANNYKGYYAYPDLYLGASGIIYVLTLAEEVGYDLSKMKSLVTRIYELTDHEYKLQADNQNIGLYRGISGFNVITAYLGKKAVIPLNDELLNLMAKRFSIEGQGLSLSDGLVGQAFAIMKCSAIIGLASLPSKVADIVQVVLKSQERDGSWKMDASERNQPRRKMMGFLNGVSGICYFLMIYAFQQNDPKAKDAAQRGLNWLLKSRQKHNNIYNWPVSCGGKDFNPWFESGFTGVAFLFIRAFQLFKDPAFKEAACSSLMAHPFEITSNYISQGTGLAGLGEVYLEAYRVFHDAYWLKRAEKIADYFLQIGRSTDDGTLFWLDGNEENPEAAFMTGNAGIIHFLLRYQYPDKIPFPLLTLSN encoded by the coding sequence ATGGAAGAATCAACATTAGCTCATGGAAAATTCAAATTACTTAAAGAACAGGTCACCGTTTATCCGGACTTACCTGAGCTTAAGGAATACAGTCGGTGCCTTGAAATCAGGCACATCAACTATGAAGTTAAGACTCCGCATCTTTTGATAAGGAAAGTGTGTGTAACTCAAGGTCAATGGAGGATTCATGTATCAGTGATCAAACAGGACATGCCTGAATTTCTGGCTGTCATTCTTGATTACTTGATTGCATCAAATTGTGCCTTCTCCATCCCTCAAAGCGACTACCATCACAATATGATTTTAGATGGAAGCATGGGAATAGATGAAATCGGCAAAATTGTTACTGTTTGGCCAAAGGATCCGGTTCAAGCCTTGACAATCGCACAGTACCTGATCCAAAATACGTCAAAGTTTAACGGTCCGACAATCCCAACTGCTATTCATTTGCTTAACTGTGTCTATACGTCCTTTGATGAGCAATGGGTGGGCAATCCAGTTAAGCGGAGTTACGGGCAAAAAAATGACTGGCCTTTTAAAGAGATAATTGCTTTTAAGGCGCTTAAAAATAGCAAATGGATCAGTAAAAGATATTTCAAGTTCTCCATTTTAAAAAAAGACGCAAAGGGCAATGTATATAAGGCATTTGACTTTCGAAAACTGACTGATATACAATGGTGCGTCATCAAACAAGGTAAAAAATATCAATGTGTCGATCATGCTGGCAGAGACGTAAGGGACCGGTTGGAATGGCAATTCAGAGTTCAGTCTGAATTAGCAAATCATGTTTCCGTCCCAAACGCAATCGACCTGATTTTTACGGATGATGACGCATTTCTTATTATGCAGTTTATTGAGGGCGAGTCCTATCATAATTATATTAGTTCTATCCAGCAAGGAATTATCTGGCACGATCTGGGCGATTGCCTTCAGGACAGGTTAATTGCTTTAGCGCTACAGGTTACTGATGTTATCGCGGTTATGCACAAATTCGGATATGTTCATCGGGACCTCAATCCGGTTAATTTTATTGTCACTCCGGAAGAAAAAGTATTCGCCATCGATCTTGAGCTCAGCTATAATTGCATTGATCACGAACCGGATCCATTTTTCACACTTGGAACGCCTGGTTATATGTCACCTCAACAAAGGAATGGAAAGCAGCCAGGTTTCGAAGACGACATATACGGTTTAGGAGCAATCCTGACCAGAACGCTAACTGGCTTATCTCCAATTAAATTTAATTTGGATGACCCTGAAAAACTTTTTCAAAGCATCAATCACTTTGTTCGAAATGAACGATTATCGGCTTTTATAAGTTCTTGTTTGGATACTAATCCTGAGAGACGGCCTGACTTGTCTTCGGTTAAACGCGAGTTAGAGTTTTACAGATCACTGATTCTGATCAATAAACAAAAAGATGCCTTACCCGAAGATGTGGTCGCTAAAGATGAGATTTTGCGACTTACAACACGTCTTGCAATCGACAGTTTATTCAAGCCTCCTCTATTGACAGGGCAAAGCTGGCTTTCAAAAAAAAGCATCGACTTACGAAGCCTGGCAAATAATTATAAAGGATATTATGCTTATCCCGACTTGTATCTCGGAGCGTCAGGAATAATTTATGTTTTGACGTTGGCAGAAGAGGTTGGTTACGACCTCTCTAAAATGAAATCACTTGTCACAAGGATTTATGAGCTGACAGACCATGAATATAAATTACAAGCTGACAACCAAAATATTGGTCTGTACCGGGGAATATCCGGATTCAATGTGATCACCGCCTATCTCGGAAAAAAAGCAGTAATCCCATTAAATGACGAATTATTAAATCTCATGGCGAAACGGTTTTCAATTGAGGGCCAAGGTTTGAGTTTATCGGACGGTCTCGTGGGGCAGGCATTTGCCATCATGAAATGTTCAGCTATAATCGGTCTGGCTAGTTTGCCATCAAAGGTTGCCGATATCGTTCAAGTGGTTTTAAAATCACAGGAACGGGACGGATCCTGGAAGATGGATGCTTCAGAAAGAAATCAGCCCCGAAGGAAAATGATGGGCTTTTTAAATGGCGTCTCCGGTATATGTTATTTTTTAATGATTTATGCTTTTCAACAGAATGACCCAAAAGCCAAAGATGCAGCACAACGTGGGCTTAATTGGCTTTTAAAGTCGCGGCAGAAACATAATAATATATATAATTGGCCAGTCAGCTGCGGGGGCAAAGATTTTAATCCCTGGTTTGAGTCAGGTTTTACCGGTGTCGCATTTTTATTTATCAGGGCTTTTCAACTATTTAAAGACCCAGCGTTTAAGGAAGCCGCTTGTAGCTCTTTAATGGCACACCCTTTTGAAATTACGAGCAATTATATTAGTCAAGGCACTGGGCTTGCCGGGCTTGGCGAGGTTTATCTTGAAGCTTACCGGGT
- a CDS encoding DeoR family transcriptional regulator, with protein sequence MDYISYQKRLDYLLELIQKNRFLSIESTAKRFDCSTRTIKRMINNLRDQGNVIQYDRQQKKYFVIIEEKNN encoded by the coding sequence ATGGATTATATTTCTTACCAGAAACGACTGGATTATTTATTGGAACTTATCCAAAAAAATCGTTTTTTATCTATTGAATCTACAGCTAAACGTTTCGATTGCAGCACCAGAACTATCAAAAGAATGATCAATAACCTACGTGATCAGGGAAATGTCATTCAATACGATCGTCAACAAAAAAAGTATTTTGTAATCATAGAAGAAAAAAATAACTGA
- a CDS encoding rhomboid family intramembrane serine protease — MVIEKYNMFNMSFATLVRFLSNFPVCLVLGTAILVISLAGFHNRGYVFRLFLHPVSIIRDRQYYRLFTSDLVHHNLFHLILNEAMLFTYGGNLETHLNRKLSFGSIRFSAIYIFSCLFASVFATIRNRRDFGYSSAGASGSIMGCLFGFTILQPGMVAFALPVVGNVTNLYFSLIVIIGVVVYRQRRNNELLNHDLHFFGALGGLVGTLIFCPGIIKWPG, encoded by the coding sequence ATGGTTATAGAAAAATATAATATGTTTAATATGAGTTTTGCGACTTTAGTCAGGTTTTTATCGAACTTCCCGGTTTGCCTTGTGTTAGGAACAGCTATTCTGGTTATCAGCTTGGCTGGGTTTCATAACCGGGGATATGTTTTTCGGCTATTCCTGCATCCCGTAAGTATTATCCGGGATAGACAGTATTATCGTTTGTTTACATCGGATCTCGTTCATCATAACTTGTTCCATTTGATCTTAAATGAGGCCATGCTTTTCACTTATGGAGGTAATCTGGAAACACATTTAAACAGAAAGCTTTCGTTTGGAAGCATCAGGTTTTCTGCGATATACATTTTTAGCTGTCTTTTCGCTTCAGTCTTCGCGACAATTAGGAACCGCAGAGATTTTGGTTATTCAAGCGCAGGAGCTTCCGGAAGTATAATGGGGTGTTTATTTGGATTTACAATTCTTCAACCAGGCATGGTTGCTTTTGCTTTGCCCGTGGTAGGCAATGTCACTAACCTTTATTTTAGTTTGATCGTGATCATAGGGGTTGTGGTTTATAGACAGCGACGCAATAATGAGTTGCTTAATCATGACTTGCATTTTTTCGGAGCTTTAGGCGGTCTCGTTGGCACACTCATTTTTTGCCCGGGGATCATTAAATGGCCGGGATGA
- a CDS encoding helix-turn-helix transcriptional regulator translates to MDTTGNKIRVQRQLKNYSQEYMAFMLEISQPAYSKIERGETDLSLRRVYEIAEILEIDPFKLMPPSKYGLGINFLKMKQSFYKLRKFITQRFNQKRIEAETLNNIHSDKSNN, encoded by the coding sequence ATGGATACGACAGGAAATAAAATACGCGTGCAAAGACAACTGAAAAACTACAGCCAGGAGTATATGGCATTCATGCTGGAAATTTCGCAGCCTGCTTATTCCAAAATTGAGAGAGGTGAAACAGATTTAAGTTTAAGACGGGTATATGAAATTGCAGAAATATTAGAGATCGATCCATTTAAATTAATGCCCCCTTCCAAGTACGGCCTGGGCATCAATTTTCTGAAAATGAAACAATCCTTTTATAAACTGCGGAAGTTTATAACGCAAAGATTTAATCAAAAACGTATTGAAGCCGAAACTTTGAATAATATTCACAGTGACAAATCAAACAACTAA
- a CDS encoding RteC domain-containing protein, with translation MNEIFKKLKGDLLEQLSDLDEKLPPLERLSATNHIAAKAINTIKETLKEQEFDSEEDEIQFYKFINPEILSHPIEEGIRYNILINEPIHTVENIVKYYEDELKVMQSFFRMNNFHYQYFKNNFVELDKIYFTNYTGPLTIPLPEVPYHIGYRCTPMSCLFAQFIANERIQHFILQQIAKTRHWVPGFAENFQSDGFPEIKWTGDITNVVELAYGIHLTGQINNGNASLNQIVRWLERSLKINIGNIQKKFTEIEGRKRLSFTRFLDRMKQEILRKIDSDNS, from the coding sequence ATGAATGAAATCTTTAAAAAGCTAAAGGGTGATCTGCTGGAACAACTTTCGGATCTTGATGAAAAACTCCCACCTCTGGAACGCCTGAGCGCCACAAATCATATCGCCGCAAAAGCTATCAATACCATAAAAGAAACATTGAAAGAACAGGAATTTGATAGCGAAGAAGATGAAATACAATTTTATAAATTTATCAACCCGGAAATACTGTCTCATCCGATTGAGGAAGGGATACGATATAATATTCTGATCAACGAGCCTATACACACTGTTGAGAACATCGTTAAGTACTATGAGGACGAGTTAAAAGTTATGCAAAGTTTTTTCAGGATGAACAATTTTCACTACCAATATTTTAAAAACAATTTTGTGGAATTGGATAAAATATATTTTACTAACTACACGGGACCTCTTACGATTCCATTGCCGGAAGTTCCCTATCACATTGGTTACAGATGTACACCAATGAGTTGTCTTTTTGCCCAGTTCATTGCCAATGAAAGAATTCAACATTTCATTTTGCAGCAAATTGCTAAAACGCGGCATTGGGTACCTGGTTTCGCGGAAAATTTTCAAAGTGACGGATTTCCGGAGATTAAATGGACAGGGGATATTACGAATGTCGTTGAGCTTGCTTATGGCATTCATCTTACAGGACAGATCAATAATGGCAACGCGAGCCTTAACCAAATTGTTCGCTGGCTCGAAAGGAGTTTAAAAATCAACATCGGCAATATTCAAAAGAAATTCACGGAAATTGAAGGACGAAAACGTTTGAGCTTTACCCGATTTCTTGACCGGATGAAACAGGAAATCCTTAGGAAAATAGATTCCGATAACTCCTGA